In Rahnella aquatilis CIP 78.65 = ATCC 33071, one DNA window encodes the following:
- a CDS encoding DcrB family lipoprotein, giving the protein MRNIAKMMGMAVLIAGLAACDGKSTDAPAADKGAPAAAATATTAPVSLLDGKVTFSLPQGMSDQSGKLGTQANNMHVYADSTGQKAVIVILGDNTPESLDVLAGRLQDQQKARDTNLQVVTNKSIQVNGQTLQQYDSVITSAGQKAYSSIVLAKVDSHLLTLQITLPADNQQQAQTDAEAIISTLKIQ; this is encoded by the coding sequence ATGCGTAATATCGCGAAAATGATGGGAATGGCAGTGCTGATCGCCGGTCTGGCTGCGTGTGACGGTAAGTCGACCGATGCACCAGCCGCAGATAAAGGCGCGCCAGCGGCCGCAGCGACGGCAACCACCGCGCCGGTCAGCCTGCTGGACGGTAAGGTCACCTTCTCCCTGCCGCAGGGAATGAGCGACCAGAGCGGTAAACTGGGTACTCAGGCAAATAATATGCACGTGTATGCCGACAGCACCGGCCAGAAAGCGGTGATTGTCATTTTGGGCGATAACACCCCGGAATCACTGGACGTTCTGGCAGGTCGTTTACAGGATCAGCAAAAAGCGCGCGATACTAATCTGCAAGTCGTCACCAATAAATCTATTCAGGTAAACGGCCAGACATTGCAGCAGTACGACAGCGTGATCACTTCTGCCGGTCAGAAAGCCTATTCGTCTATCGTTTTGGCCAAGGTCGACAGCCATCTGCTGACCCTGCAAATTACTCTACCTGCTGATAATCAGCAGCAGGCGCAGACTGATGCAGAAGCCATTATCAGCACACTGAAAATTCAATAA
- the glpT gene encoding glycerol-3-phosphate transporter encodes MLSIFKPAPHKAPVDEAHVDPLYRRLRWQIFMGIFFGYAAYYLVRKNFALAMPYLIDQGFSRGDLGFALSGISIAYGISKFIMGSVSDRSNPRVFLPAGLILAAAVMLFMGFVPWATSSIAIMFVLLFLCGWFQGMGWPPCGRTMVHWWSQKERGGVVSVWNCAHNVGGGIPPLLFLLGMAWFNDWHAALYMPAFGAILLAVFAFMTMRDTPQSCGLPPIEEYKNDYPPDYVKESAEQELTAKQIFMQYILPNKLLWYIALANVFVYLLRYGILDWSPTYLKEVKHFALDKSSWTYFLYEYAGIPGTLLCGWMSDKVFKGNRGATGVFFMVLVTIATVVYWLNPVGNPGIDMACMITIGFLIYGPVMLIGLHALELAPKKAAGTAAGFTGLFGYLGGSVAASAIVGYTVDYFGWDGGFIVMIAGCVLAVLLLLLTMLSENKHKAQLAKNA; translated from the coding sequence ATGCTCAGTATCTTTAAACCCGCGCCCCACAAAGCCCCAGTTGATGAGGCTCACGTTGATCCGCTTTACCGCCGGCTGCGCTGGCAAATCTTCATGGGGATTTTCTTCGGTTATGCGGCCTACTATCTGGTGCGCAAAAACTTCGCACTGGCCATGCCTTACCTGATCGATCAGGGTTTCTCCCGTGGCGATTTGGGGTTCGCGCTGTCCGGGATTTCCATTGCCTACGGCATCTCAAAATTCATCATGGGGTCTGTGTCTGACCGCTCGAATCCGCGTGTCTTTCTGCCCGCCGGTTTGATTCTGGCTGCTGCCGTGATGTTGTTTATGGGCTTCGTGCCGTGGGCAACGTCCAGCATTGCCATCATGTTTGTATTGCTGTTTCTGTGCGGATGGTTCCAGGGAATGGGCTGGCCGCCGTGCGGACGCACTATGGTGCACTGGTGGTCGCAGAAAGAACGCGGCGGCGTGGTGTCGGTGTGGAACTGCGCGCATAACGTCGGCGGCGGTATTCCTCCGCTGCTGTTCCTGCTCGGCATGGCATGGTTTAACGACTGGCATGCGGCGCTGTATATGCCTGCTTTCGGCGCTATCCTGCTGGCGGTGTTTGCCTTCATGACCATGCGCGATACGCCGCAGTCCTGCGGTCTGCCGCCAATTGAAGAATACAAAAACGATTATCCGCCGGACTATGTAAAAGAGTCTGCCGAGCAGGAACTGACGGCGAAACAGATTTTTATGCAGTACATTTTGCCGAACAAATTGTTGTGGTACATCGCACTGGCTAACGTTTTTGTCTATCTGCTGCGTTACGGCATTCTCGACTGGTCGCCGACGTATCTGAAGGAAGTGAAGCACTTTGCTCTGGATAAATCTTCCTGGACGTATTTCCTTTATGAATACGCAGGCATTCCGGGCACATTGCTGTGCGGCTGGATGTCGGACAAAGTCTTCAAAGGTAATCGCGGCGCAACCGGCGTGTTCTTTATGGTGCTGGTCACCATCGCGACCGTGGTGTACTGGCTCAATCCGGTTGGCAATCCGGGCATTGATATGGCCTGTATGATCACCATCGGCTTCCTGATTTACGGGCCGGTAATGTTGATTGGTTTACATGCGCTGGAACTGGCACCGAAGAAAGCGGCCGGCACCGCCGCAGGTTTTACCGGACTGTTTGGATATCTTGGCGGTTCGGTCGCGGCCAGCGCCATTGTGGGTTATACCGTCGATTACTTTGGCTGGGACGGCGGCTTTATCGTGATGATCGCTGGTTGCGTACTGGCTGTTCTGTTGCTGCTACTGACGATGCTGAGTGAGAACAAACACAAAGCGCAACTGGCGAAAAATGCCTGA
- a CDS encoding ABC transporter ATP-binding protein, with protein sequence MSGLTLKNIKKYYDKTAVIPDLSLEIHSGEFLVLVGPSGCGKSTLLRMIAGLDALSDGTIHIEDTDVTDLPAGKRGLSMVFQSYALYPHMTVRQNLAFGLKNIRTPPQEIARRISEAALILRLEDMLDRLPQNLSGGQRQRVAIGRSIVQQPKVFLFDEPLSNLDAALRVQMRQEISQLHARLKNTMIYVTHDQVEAMTLADRIVVLNKGHIEQIGTPVELYNCPASLFVAGFIGTPKINVIPARVEDRQLCIDGQPMFPLGDKYPSVQDGQTVSLAIRPELLRLNEVTDHAFGVLVDFTELQGDSTLVYARVGEHILKMKSSKQLSFAKNTPLRFGFNAASILLFDEAGRRILPDVA encoded by the coding sequence ATGTCAGGTTTAACGCTAAAAAATATCAAAAAATACTATGACAAAACGGCCGTGATCCCCGATTTGTCTCTGGAGATCCATTCCGGTGAGTTTCTGGTGCTGGTCGGTCCGTCAGGCTGCGGGAAATCAACGTTATTGCGCATGATTGCCGGGCTGGATGCGCTGAGCGACGGAACTATCCATATTGAAGATACGGATGTGACGGATTTGCCCGCCGGAAAGCGCGGTCTGTCGATGGTATTTCAGTCCTACGCGCTTTATCCGCACATGACCGTCAGGCAGAACCTGGCATTTGGTCTGAAGAATATCCGCACGCCGCCGCAAGAAATCGCCCGACGCATAAGCGAAGCCGCCCTGATTTTGCGGCTGGAGGACATGCTTGACCGCTTGCCGCAAAACCTTTCCGGCGGGCAACGTCAGCGCGTTGCCATCGGGCGTTCCATTGTTCAGCAGCCGAAAGTGTTTTTGTTTGATGAACCATTGTCGAATCTCGATGCCGCGCTGCGTGTGCAGATGCGACAGGAAATCAGTCAGCTTCATGCCCGCCTGAAAAACACCATGATTTACGTGACCCACGATCAGGTCGAGGCCATGACGCTGGCGGACCGGATTGTGGTGCTTAACAAAGGTCACATTGAGCAAATCGGCACGCCGGTTGAGCTCTATAATTGCCCCGCCAGTCTGTTTGTCGCCGGTTTTATCGGTACGCCGAAAATCAATGTGATCCCGGCGCGGGTAGAAGACCGCCAGTTATGTATTGACGGGCAGCCGATGTTCCCGCTGGGAGATAAATACCCGTCGGTGCAGGATGGACAAACGGTATCGCTGGCGATCCGCCCTGAGCTGTTGCGCCTCAATGAAGTGACGGATCATGCCTTCGGTGTGTTGGTGGATTTCACTGAGTTGCAGGGTGATTCCACGCTGGTCTACGCGCGCGTTGGCGAACATATCCTGAAAATGAAGTCGTCGAAGCAGCTCTCTTTTGCTAAAAACACGCCGCTCAGGTTCGGGTTTAATGCCGCCAGTATTTTACTGTTTGATGAAGCGGGCAGGCGCATCCTCCCGGACGTTGCGTAA
- a CDS encoding phosphomannomutase/phosphoglucomutase → MALLNCFKAYDIRGVLGTELNDDIAYRIGAAFAQFYHPQRVVLGSDIRRTSSALKYAVARGLMDQGCGVIDIGMTGSEEVYFATRSLQADGGIQITASHNPDNYNGMKIVGREARPVSSDSGLKDIQQLAENNIFTAVAQPGLYQQFSNRSAYLEHLLSYLTLPFGRPLRVVVNAGNGAAGPTLDALEHAFLARGIPLTLIKIHHEPDGTFPHGIPNPMLPENRLATSNAVREHQADLGIAWDGDFDRCFIFDEQGEYVEAYYIVGLLAELFLQRSPGEKILHDPRLIWNTRDIVSASHGIAIETKTGHAFIKERMRSENAIYGGEMSAHHYFRDFGYCDSGMIPALLVLQHLSQCSQKMSGLIAARKALFPVSGEINLSVSQPAEAINRVRDHYQHQALSIRQTDGLSMEFDNWRFNLRASNTEPLLRLNIETRQSTALLAEITGKLLALAGA, encoded by the coding sequence ATGGCCTTATTAAATTGTTTTAAAGCTTATGATATTCGTGGTGTGCTGGGAACTGAACTTAATGACGATATTGCTTATCGTATCGGAGCCGCGTTTGCGCAATTTTACCACCCGCAGCGGGTCGTGCTGGGCAGTGATATTCGCCGGACGTCTTCTGCCCTGAAGTACGCCGTCGCGCGTGGACTTATGGATCAGGGCTGCGGGGTGATTGATATCGGTATGACCGGCAGCGAAGAGGTGTATTTTGCCACCCGTTCCTTGCAGGCCGACGGCGGGATCCAGATTACCGCCAGTCATAACCCGGACAACTATAACGGTATGAAAATCGTGGGCAGGGAGGCGAGGCCGGTCAGCAGCGACAGCGGGTTAAAGGATATTCAGCAACTGGCTGAAAATAATATATTCACGGCGGTGGCGCAGCCCGGTTTGTATCAGCAGTTTTCAAACCGCAGCGCTTATCTGGAGCATCTGCTTAGCTATTTAACGTTGCCGTTCGGACGACCGCTGCGGGTGGTGGTTAACGCAGGAAACGGTGCGGCTGGCCCTACGCTGGATGCGCTGGAACACGCCTTTCTGGCACGCGGCATTCCCCTGACGCTGATAAAAATTCATCATGAGCCGGATGGCACTTTTCCCCACGGTATTCCCAACCCGATGTTGCCGGAAAACCGGCTGGCGACGAGCAATGCGGTACGTGAACATCAGGCGGATTTGGGTATTGCCTGGGATGGTGATTTTGACCGCTGCTTTATCTTTGATGAGCAGGGCGAATACGTGGAGGCCTATTACATTGTCGGATTGCTGGCGGAACTGTTTTTGCAACGCTCCCCCGGCGAAAAAATCCTTCATGACCCGCGTCTGATCTGGAACACCCGCGACATTGTCAGTGCCAGCCACGGCATTGCCATCGAAACCAAAACCGGCCATGCCTTCATCAAAGAAAGAATGCGCAGTGAAAACGCGATTTACGGCGGTGAAATGAGTGCCCATCACTACTTCCGGGATTTCGGCTACTGCGACAGCGGGATGATCCCGGCGTTACTGGTGCTACAACATCTCAGCCAGTGCAGCCAGAAAATGTCCGGGCTGATTGCTGCCCGTAAAGCCCTTTTCCCGGTATCCGGCGAAATCAATCTCTCTGTCAGTCAGCCCGCTGAGGCCATCAACCGTGTCCGCGACCATTACCAGCATCAGGCGCTAAGTATCCGCCAGACTGACGGGCTGAGTATGGAATTCGATAACTGGCGGTTTAATTTACGCGCTTCCAATACCGAGCCGCTCCTGCGTCTCAACATCGAAACCCGACAATCCACCGCGCTGTTAGCTGAAATCACCGGAAAACTGCTCGCCCTTGCCGGGGCGTAA
- a CDS encoding LacI family DNA-binding transcriptional regulator — MCKLSKITLKSIARELGVTHTTVSNAFNNPGKLSESLRKRIIDYAHSVNFYGPDNIGRALRTGRSDAIGIIFNDTLSYVFTDSHDVQLMQGIAGECDRKGVSIILIPLHNGQGARASVINTAVDGYILNATHNNDQIIAKALSKNLPVVTTDFKIPPHSSVSIDNYRAMREICLHLLEKGHREFGIISFPSLQGRKGIVPLSQDISGDNDVMITRVKSCVETFREWNIELDNCFLCETSHHETFGEIAAQELLNVNPGITAFICLSDRFAQGAINYCRQSGLRVPQNIAITGFDNIPRPENEIGLTTISQDPVRKGEIAAALLLEGKNNIHFDLEFTLIIRGST, encoded by the coding sequence GTGTGTAAACTGAGTAAGATAACCTTAAAATCAATTGCCCGTGAATTGGGGGTGACGCACACGACGGTGTCGAATGCATTTAATAACCCGGGGAAGTTATCTGAATCCTTAAGAAAGCGAATAATTGATTACGCTCATTCCGTTAATTTCTACGGACCCGATAATATCGGGCGCGCATTACGTACCGGCAGGTCGGACGCGATTGGCATTATCTTCAATGACACGCTGAGTTATGTTTTTACTGACAGCCATGACGTGCAACTCATGCAGGGCATCGCCGGTGAATGTGACCGCAAAGGTGTCAGCATCATCCTGATCCCATTGCATAATGGACAGGGCGCGCGGGCCAGTGTGATTAACACAGCGGTAGATGGTTATATCCTTAATGCGACACACAATAATGACCAGATTATCGCTAAGGCATTATCAAAAAATCTGCCGGTGGTGACCACGGATTTTAAAATTCCCCCGCACAGCAGTGTCTCCATTGATAACTACCGGGCGATGAGGGAAATTTGCCTGCACCTGCTGGAAAAAGGACACCGTGAATTCGGGATTATTTCATTTCCTTCACTGCAGGGGCGTAAGGGTATCGTGCCATTGAGTCAGGATATTTCAGGTGATAATGACGTTATGATCACCCGGGTGAAATCTTGTGTGGAGACTTTCCGCGAATGGAATATCGAACTCGATAATTGCTTTCTTTGTGAAACAAGCCATCACGAGACGTTTGGCGAAATAGCGGCGCAGGAATTACTTAACGTAAACCCGGGAATAACCGCGTTTATTTGCCTGTCTGACCGCTTTGCGCAAGGCGCGATTAATTATTGCCGGCAGTCCGGGTTACGGGTTCCGCAAAATATCGCGATTACCGGATTTGATAATATTCCCCGGCCAGAGAATGAAATCGGGCTCACTACCATTTCCCAGGATCCCGTTAGAAAAGGTGAGATAGCCGCTGCCTTGCTGCTGGAGGGGAAAAATAATATTCACTTCGACCTTGAGTTTACGTTAATTATACGTGGTTCTACCTGA
- a CDS encoding ABC transporter substrate-binding protein: protein MKKMKLAAIAGITLFLSGCGPEEKDQTSIKMWIAPNVTQEVYWGEVVKEWNSNPANRKVEFTPIPAAGSSEEAIMNALASGTEPDISTNIFIGFAKQLSELKQLNDYAKMPGFQELVETRHMGKAVASWQFEGQQNVIPIYISPVVYWWRSDLLAEQGFDHVPATYDEIYTLSERMTQNQKGYSLQITSGKNWWDRWFDFIPLYYAASQGSPYIESHKASFDNEAGQQTLTFLNKMFANKWTSYDFSAADDPLAAGSVLGAVRGPWDIDRYQKQFPEVLKTIRIGPMPTLTGEPGVATMADSKGIVMFSTSKVQADAWKFIQWVYSDPKHDRRWLELTGMPPAREDLQSNPIFEEYLQQHPLVNAIVSYVPKAVPPAPVTKTVEVQRTMTQMIEKLVFKNSPIPEVIQASSQEIDKTLGQ from the coding sequence ATGAAAAAAATGAAACTGGCTGCTATTGCAGGTATCACGTTATTTCTTTCCGGCTGCGGGCCTGAAGAGAAAGATCAGACCAGCATTAAAATGTGGATAGCGCCCAATGTGACTCAGGAAGTGTATTGGGGCGAGGTAGTAAAAGAATGGAACAGTAATCCGGCCAACAGAAAAGTGGAATTCACGCCAATACCGGCGGCGGGGAGTTCTGAAGAAGCCATTATGAACGCGCTGGCATCAGGCACCGAGCCAGATATATCCACCAATATTTTTATCGGCTTCGCTAAACAGTTATCCGAACTTAAACAACTCAATGACTACGCCAAAATGCCCGGTTTTCAGGAACTGGTTGAAACCCGACATATGGGGAAAGCCGTGGCATCATGGCAGTTCGAAGGGCAGCAAAATGTTATCCCGATTTATATCAGCCCGGTCGTGTATTGGTGGCGTAGCGATCTGCTGGCTGAGCAAGGTTTTGATCATGTGCCGGCCACCTATGATGAAATTTACACGCTGTCAGAACGGATGACGCAAAACCAGAAAGGCTACAGCCTGCAAATCACCAGCGGCAAAAACTGGTGGGATCGCTGGTTCGACTTTATTCCGCTGTATTACGCCGCCTCTCAGGGCAGCCCGTATATTGAGAGCCATAAAGCCAGCTTTGATAATGAAGCCGGACAACAGACCCTCACCTTCCTCAATAAAATGTTTGCGAACAAATGGACCAGCTATGATTTCAGCGCCGCCGACGATCCGCTGGCAGCGGGAAGCGTGCTGGGCGCGGTTCGCGGACCATGGGATATTGACCGCTATCAGAAGCAATTCCCCGAGGTGTTAAAAACCATCCGTATCGGCCCGATGCCGACACTGACCGGCGAACCCGGCGTGGCCACCATGGCTGACAGCAAAGGGATCGTGATGTTCAGCACGTCAAAAGTGCAGGCCGACGCCTGGAAGTTTATTCAATGGGTATACAGCGATCCGAAACATGACCGGCGCTGGCTGGAACTGACCGGCATGCCACCTGCCCGGGAAGATCTGCAAAGCAATCCGATTTTTGAAGAGTATCTGCAACAACACCCATTAGTTAACGCGATTGTCTCCTACGTCCCGAAAGCGGTACCTCCGGCACCAGTCACTAAAACCGTTGAAGTCCAGCGGACGATGACCCAAATGATTGAAAAACTGGTGTTTAAAAATAGCCCGATACCCGAGGTGATTCAGGCGTCCTCACAAGAGATCGACAAAACGCTGGGGCAGTAA
- a CDS encoding carbohydrate ABC transporter permease, whose translation MIKIKESSLGGLLASTYLGYSLVFWLYPFLWLAVLSFTDWKFIGVPSFNGVKNIISVMQNPLFWTSVYNVFKFLAYYLPIVFVSSLLFAFGLRKIKYGKAFVALSFLLANVSSGVAYSIVFSKLFSETGPINTFLMDIFGINVPWFTHPDFAMLSIALIITWKFVGYYGLIFYSGLITIPKDIYDAADLDKTTGLGKIWHITLPLMNAQIVMVLVLAITVAFSIFTEPYLITGGGPLESTTTPMVVMYEAAFRQMQPSWAATMSIIVALFSFSLIWILRRCLEKKIEIV comes from the coding sequence ATGATAAAAATCAAAGAGTCATCACTGGGAGGCCTTCTGGCCTCCACTTACCTCGGATATTCGCTGGTATTCTGGCTTTATCCTTTTCTCTGGCTGGCGGTACTGAGTTTTACTGACTGGAAATTTATTGGCGTTCCGTCCTTCAACGGGGTAAAAAATATTATTTCCGTCATGCAGAACCCTTTATTCTGGACGTCGGTTTATAACGTATTTAAATTTCTGGCTTACTATCTGCCGATAGTTTTTGTTTCTTCACTATTGTTCGCTTTCGGACTAAGAAAGATAAAATACGGTAAAGCGTTTGTTGCCCTGAGTTTCCTGCTCGCCAATGTTTCATCCGGCGTGGCGTATTCCATTGTATTTTCGAAACTGTTCAGTGAAACAGGGCCGATCAACACGTTTCTGATGGACATATTTGGCATTAATGTTCCGTGGTTTACTCACCCAGATTTCGCCATGTTATCTATTGCCCTTATTATCACCTGGAAATTTGTCGGTTATTATGGCCTGATTTTTTATTCCGGGCTGATTACTATTCCCAAAGATATTTACGATGCCGCCGATCTCGATAAAACCACGGGCCTCGGAAAAATATGGCATATCACATTGCCCCTGATGAATGCCCAGATAGTCATGGTGCTGGTTCTCGCGATTACAGTCGCGTTCAGTATTTTTACCGAACCTTATCTCATCACCGGCGGTGGCCCGCTGGAAAGCACCACCACGCCTATGGTGGTCATGTATGAGGCCGCCTTCCGGCAGATGCAGCCCAGCTGGGCCGCGACCATGTCTATTATTGTCGCCCTGTTCAGTTTCTCACTGATCTGGATATTGCGCCGGTGTCTGGAAAAGAAAATCGAGATCGTATGA
- a CDS encoding carbohydrate ABC transporter permease, translating into MKQTIGSVVIHLLMFALAITWLYPYLWMLIGSFKNTADIYTTSLFSGPLSFDNYIFLFDGTGKAEKPFLRTLFNSIFITLTITVCVTLTSCLIGYALAKMEFKGRDIFKNLLILQMVFPAFMFIIPHFVLMRELGMINSYGALILPFVMNGWGIFMISQSFKGTPNDYIHAARLDHAGLIKILLHVMLPLNKSILAIVAIFTFTSAWDNFLWPLIVMQDVNKMPLSVLLATFSKSYGIYVGPVLAGSVVQTLPIVVLFILFRKHFLEGMSLSLK; encoded by the coding sequence CTGAAACAAACGATCGGCTCCGTAGTGATCCATCTGCTGATGTTTGCGCTGGCCATCACCTGGTTATATCCGTATTTGTGGATGTTAATCGGTTCGTTTAAAAATACAGCCGATATTTATACGACATCTCTTTTTTCCGGCCCGCTGTCATTCGATAATTATATTTTCCTGTTCGATGGTACCGGTAAAGCAGAAAAACCGTTTCTGCGGACGTTGTTTAACTCCATATTTATTACATTAACCATCACGGTTTGCGTCACACTGACATCGTGTTTAATTGGCTATGCGCTGGCAAAAATGGAATTTAAAGGCCGGGATATTTTCAAAAATCTGCTCATCCTGCAAATGGTTTTCCCGGCTTTCATGTTTATTATTCCGCATTTCGTACTGATGCGAGAGCTCGGCATGATTAATTCTTATGGTGCTCTTATTTTACCGTTCGTCATGAATGGCTGGGGCATTTTTATGATCTCGCAGAGTTTTAAAGGTACGCCAAATGACTATATTCATGCCGCAAGGTTAGATCACGCCGGTCTTATCAAAATATTGCTCCATGTCATGCTGCCCCTCAACAAATCTATTTTGGCCATCGTCGCGATTTTTACCTTTACCAGCGCCTGGGACAATTTTCTCTGGCCGCTGATTGTCATGCAGGACGTCAACAAAATGCCACTTTCCGTTCTGCTGGCAACGTTCAGTAAATCCTATGGCATTTATGTCGGCCCGGTTCTGGCGGGTTCAGTAGTACAAACCCTGCCGATCGTCGTTTTGTTTATCCTCTTCAGGAAGCATTTCCTGGAAGGGATGTCGCTTTCACTTAAATAA
- a CDS encoding alpha-amylase family glycosyl hydrolase, which produces MNNLKTWQDRVFYQVYLPSFCDGNADGLGDFQGLVSKLDYLAELGIGGIWITPFYPSPLVDNGYDISDHCAVDPRFGTLDLFDELIAACHQRNILLVIDVVINHVSDQHPWFQAALRQPDSPFRDFFFFREKTNNWTSFFGGSAWTQEPGGTENYYHKFSPQQVCLNWSNPAVEQEIKKIFDFWIARGVDGFRFDVINFLTTNGIGEDHPPAGGGEEPPHDNDINQPGVLNVVNRLCRHIRARGEFLLIGEVGSDELPVMAPYQGAGLLDVVFNFNLGSQKRFDIAAIFAELQAMETTLSGLPTLFFSSHDMSRMISRFGESARDIPRAMAVFALQMTARGVPFIFQGEEIGMTDFIPQNVQQMRDIQGITQYHTAISQGMSDKQALTYALPFCRDASRLPVPWTPADAGDDQINVEDESKRSQSILAYYKRLIHIRNTHPSLQHGHYQYLTLFKQCLIFRRHLGAECLEVMINFGPPVINVGFDDGNAVLFGTDEPLLEKNQILIKKVNHENAQK; this is translated from the coding sequence ATGAATAACCTGAAAACATGGCAGGACCGGGTATTTTATCAGGTGTATTTACCCTCGTTCTGTGACGGTAACGCTGACGGATTAGGCGATTTTCAGGGTCTGGTTTCTAAACTGGATTATCTGGCTGAGCTGGGCATTGGCGGCATCTGGATCACCCCCTTTTATCCCTCTCCGCTGGTGGATAATGGCTACGACATCAGCGATCACTGCGCCGTAGACCCGCGCTTTGGCACGTTAGACCTTTTCGATGAACTGATTGCGGCCTGTCATCAGCGCAATATCCTGCTGGTCATTGACGTGGTGATTAACCACGTTTCGGACCAGCATCCGTGGTTTCAGGCGGCCCTCCGTCAGCCGGACAGCCCTTTCCGTGACTTCTTTTTCTTTCGTGAGAAAACCAATAACTGGACCTCTTTCTTTGGCGGCTCAGCCTGGACGCAGGAACCCGGCGGGACAGAGAATTACTACCATAAATTCTCGCCTCAGCAGGTATGCCTGAACTGGTCAAATCCTGCCGTGGAGCAGGAGATTAAAAAGATCTTCGATTTCTGGATAGCACGCGGTGTCGATGGCTTTCGTTTTGATGTGATTAATTTTCTGACCACCAACGGCATCGGGGAAGATCACCCACCCGCCGGAGGGGGCGAAGAACCGCCACATGACAACGATATCAATCAGCCCGGTGTGCTGAACGTGGTGAATCGCCTGTGTCGCCATATCCGTGCCCGGGGGGAATTCCTGCTAATTGGCGAAGTGGGCAGTGATGAATTACCGGTCATGGCCCCTTATCAGGGGGCCGGGCTGCTGGACGTGGTGTTTAATTTCAATCTCGGCAGCCAGAAACGCTTTGATATCGCGGCGATTTTCGCCGAATTGCAGGCGATGGAAACCACGCTCTCCGGCTTACCGACACTGTTTTTCTCCAGCCATGATATGTCACGGATGATCAGCCGTTTCGGTGAATCAGCCCGCGATATCCCCCGCGCTATGGCCGTTTTCGCCCTGCAAATGACCGCCCGTGGCGTGCCCTTTATCTTTCAGGGAGAAGAAATCGGCATGACCGATTTTATCCCTCAGAATGTGCAGCAGATGCGGGACATCCAGGGCATCACTCAGTATCACACTGCCATTTCACAAGGCATGAGTGATAAGCAAGCGCTTACTTATGCTTTGCCATTCTGCCGGGATGCCTCCCGTTTACCGGTACCCTGGACACCAGCGGATGCCGGAGACGATCAGATTAACGTCGAAGATGAAAGTAAGCGCTCACAATCAATCCTGGCCTATTATAAGCGACTGATCCACATAAGAAATACTCATCCCTCCCTTCAGCATGGCCACTATCAGTACCTCACGCTGTTTAAACAATGCCTGATTTTCCGTCGTCATCTGGGCGCTGAATGTCTGGAAGTGATGATCAATTTCGGCCCGCCGGTCATCAACGTGGGCTTTGACGATGGTAATGCTGTCCTGTTCGGCACGGATGAACCGCTGCTGGAAAAAAACCAAATTCTTATCAAAAAGGTGAACCATGAAAATGCTCAGAAGTGA